One window of Arthrobacter oryzae genomic DNA carries:
- a CDS encoding cyclophilin-like fold protein, producing the protein MRLQKPTLAAIIALALSLAGCSTPSNDTDSTTEQPSSPPETSSTAAVGSSPQPPVPSSAAAADSTPITIDIDGGTVTGTLSSNAAARSLIEQLPLTLSFRDYGGQEKIAELPEALSLDGVPAGDSAEPLTIGYYAPDRALVLYYESVGYSRGIVRIGSFDDLAAIRDQTSGFTARLAPAN; encoded by the coding sequence ATGCGCCTGCAAAAACCCACCTTGGCTGCCATCATCGCGCTGGCATTGTCCCTCGCCGGGTGCAGCACCCCTTCAAACGACACGGACTCCACCACTGAGCAGCCTTCCTCGCCGCCGGAAACATCTTCGACGGCGGCCGTTGGGTCGTCGCCGCAGCCACCTGTCCCGTCCTCTGCGGCTGCGGCAGATAGCACTCCGATCACCATCGACATCGATGGCGGGACCGTGACAGGTACCCTGTCCAGCAACGCAGCTGCTCGCTCCCTGATCGAGCAGCTTCCTTTGACGCTCTCCTTCAGGGACTACGGCGGCCAGGAAAAGATCGCAGAGCTGCCGGAGGCGCTTTCGCTCGACGGCGTGCCCGCAGGCGACAGCGCAGAACCACTGACCATCGGCTACTACGCGCCCGACCGGGCCCTCGTCCTCTATTACGAAAGCGTCGGGTATTCCCGCGGAATTGTGCGGATCGGATCGTTCGATGACCTCGCGGCGATCCGGGATCAAACCAGCGGTTTTACCGCCAGGCTGGCTCCCGCTAACTGA